One window of Cohnella hashimotonis genomic DNA carries:
- a CDS encoding phosphodiester glycosidase family protein — translation MAFLALSFAIWFFATPSGTSVRYRMADVIITTQHRDYAKYLIGEQGLKERVAAYAEQFKDMGEEKDTHEIALPADAPHEDESVATEPLTTIEEVDGKGFHGYLLTVSDPTKIRLVVPAKAGKGEKVPSMVKRTGAIAGVNAGGFADPNWQGNGFQPIGLVITQGKIYYNGLDSKNGSTQIVGLDKNGKMIAGHYSVKELMDLGISEAVSFEPRIIVNGKGLIKNHANGWGIAPRSVMGQRADGKILFLIIDGRQIGYSIGADLYDCQQIMLEHGAVIAANLDGGSSTVLVKEGGELVNKPSSKGEGGRYLPTAFLVFNDPASVDVPNVWAGLTPQDIDPSKW, via the coding sequence ATGGCGTTTCTCGCGCTATCGTTTGCCATTTGGTTTTTTGCAACGCCTTCGGGCACCTCGGTACGTTACCGGATGGCGGACGTCATCATCACGACGCAGCACCGCGATTACGCGAAGTATCTGATCGGCGAGCAAGGGCTCAAGGAGCGGGTGGCCGCTTATGCCGAGCAGTTTAAAGACATGGGCGAAGAAAAGGATACCCATGAGATCGCGCTCCCGGCGGACGCACCGCACGAGGACGAGTCGGTTGCGACAGAGCCGCTCACGACAATCGAAGAAGTGGACGGCAAGGGCTTCCACGGCTATCTGCTGACCGTATCGGATCCGACCAAGATTCGGCTCGTCGTGCCGGCGAAGGCGGGCAAAGGCGAGAAGGTGCCCAGCATGGTCAAGCGGACCGGCGCGATCGCGGGCGTCAATGCCGGCGGTTTCGCGGATCCGAATTGGCAGGGCAACGGCTTCCAGCCGATCGGCCTCGTCATTACGCAGGGGAAAATTTATTACAACGGGCTGGACAGCAAGAACGGCAGCACGCAGATCGTAGGGCTGGACAAGAACGGCAAGATGATCGCCGGGCATTATTCCGTCAAGGAACTGATGGATCTCGGCATCTCCGAAGCGGTCAGCTTCGAGCCCCGGATCATCGTCAACGGCAAAGGGCTGATTAAAAACCACGCGAACGGCTGGGGCATCGCGCCGCGATCGGTCATGGGCCAGCGTGCGGACGGCAAGATCTTGTTCCTCATCATCGACGGCCGCCAGATCGGCTACAGCATCGGGGCGGACTTGTACGATTGCCAGCAGATTATGCTGGAGCACGGGGCGGTCATCGCGGCCAATCTCGACGGCGGCTCGTCCACCGTATTGGTCAAAGAGGGCGGCGAGCTTGTGAACAAGCCGTCGTCGAAGGGCGAGGGCGGGCGATATTTGCCGACGGCATTCCTGGTGTTCAACGATCCGGCTTCGGTGGACGTGCCGAACGTCTGGGCCGGACTGACGCCGCAGGATATCGATCCGAGCAAATGGTAA
- a CDS encoding DUF3298 and DUF4163 domain-containing protein, with amino-acid sequence MNVQTLMLPISIERTAKPPLKLSTPVITGGTGEEARKTMNEAIKREETSLMSTQGYPSPDVQEMDGTFEVKTNQRGVLSLSLLNYVFTGGAHGNTIQKSLTFDADTGHSYKLKDLFKKGADYEKKLNALIEAQIKARKLPLLSSYPGIAPDQDYYIADKALVIYFQLYDLVPYAWGFPYFPISVYAIQDIIDEDGPLGAMMY; translated from the coding sequence ATGAACGTACAGACCTTGATGCTCCCGATCTCGATCGAGCGGACCGCGAAGCCCCCGCTCAAGCTCAGCACGCCCGTCATTACGGGCGGCACGGGCGAGGAAGCCCGCAAGACCATGAACGAGGCCATCAAGCGCGAAGAAACGTCGCTGATGTCCACGCAAGGCTATCCGTCCCCCGACGTGCAGGAGATGGACGGCACATTCGAGGTGAAGACGAACCAGCGCGGCGTTCTTAGCCTGTCGCTGCTCAATTATGTATTCACGGGCGGCGCGCACGGCAATACGATCCAGAAGTCGCTGACCTTCGACGCGGACACGGGCCATTCTTACAAGCTTAAGGACCTGTTCAAGAAAGGGGCGGACTACGAAAAAAAGCTCAATGCGCTCATCGAAGCCCAGATCAAGGCGCGCAAGCTCCCGCTACTGTCCTCCTATCCGGGCATCGCGCCGGATCAGGATTACTACATCGCGGATAAAGCGCTCGTCATTTACTTTCAGCTCTACGATCTGGTTCCTTACGCATGGGGCTTCCCCTACTTCCCGATTTCCGTATACGCCATTCAGGACATCATCGACGAGGACGGACCGCTCGGCGCGATGATGTATTGA
- a CDS encoding aldose epimerase, translated as MSENIQTKTYGISNRTDTYVVYELTDSATDSQVTICPQRGGIVIGCRLNGEELLYLDRDTFIDPAANIRGGIPVLFPICGQLQGGAYEWEGQTYRMRNHGVARTAAWEVVNAYADEEEAALTLELHSNEETLASYPFAFELHFTYRLKAGKLYIEQSYNNLSDRDMPVQAGFHPYFISADKQLKYTSDATKALDYNDGQIKPFGGEVDLGGLVESIALLDPKTPEISFPSPSGRKIKLSYSDVFGVVVLWSVEGKPFVCVEPWTATNEALNRKEGLILVPPGDCLDADFTIETEV; from the coding sequence ATGAGCGAGAATATTCAAACGAAAACCTACGGAATATCAAACCGTACCGATACATATGTCGTCTACGAACTGACAGACAGCGCGACGGATTCCCAAGTGACCATCTGCCCGCAGCGCGGAGGCATCGTCATCGGCTGCCGTCTGAACGGCGAAGAGCTTCTTTATCTTGACAGGGATACCTTTATAGACCCGGCTGCGAACATTCGGGGCGGGATTCCCGTGCTGTTCCCCATCTGCGGGCAGTTGCAAGGCGGCGCCTACGAGTGGGAAGGACAAACCTATCGCATGCGCAACCATGGCGTCGCCCGCACTGCCGCCTGGGAAGTCGTGAACGCCTATGCGGACGAGGAAGAGGCGGCGCTGACGCTCGAGCTTCACAGCAACGAGGAGACGCTCGCATCGTACCCCTTCGCGTTCGAGCTTCATTTCACCTATCGTCTTAAGGCGGGCAAGCTCTATATCGAGCAATCCTACAACAACCTGTCCGATCGCGACATGCCGGTCCAGGCCGGATTCCATCCCTATTTTATATCGGCCGACAAGCAGCTCAAATACACCTCGGATGCGACCAAGGCGCTCGATTACAATGACGGTCAGATCAAGCCGTTTGGAGGCGAGGTCGACCTCGGCGGCCTGGTGGAATCGATCGCGCTTCTTGATCCGAAAACGCCGGAAATCTCCTTTCCATCGCCATCCGGCCGCAAAATCAAGCTGAGCTACAGCGACGTATTCGGCGTCGTGGTACTCTGGTCCGTGGAAGGCAAGCCCTTCGTCTGCGTCGAGCCCTGGACCGCGACCAACGAAGCGTTGAACCGCAAAGAAGGTCTTATCCTCGTACCGCCAGGCGACTGCCTGGACGCCGACTTCACGATCGAGACCGAAGTCTGA
- a CDS encoding TetR/AcrR family transcriptional regulator: MSARKHQIIEAAMRCFARKGFHATSIQEIVDELGMAKGSIYFYFKGKEELLLAVIWHFVERMMAELAVLPDERQLGPREQFRRQLVRQFEYFQNNWEFLMMLMQEPQVNIGQEQKSKLLHELRDRLLLWKRQYIVAIYGDAAAVYGRDGAHLLSGMLNEIMHTCLLEKRNIEGDRLGDYLLERLDDVMAGFAGRGAAPLMDGEETKRGLDGEYVAALREFIKDVEQSGAEELEPERRSDLLEAAGRLIEEIGQPIPDRIVARSLYAYLKTLCLPAWRARLEAAGAMLKLEQ, encoded by the coding sequence ATGAGTGCCCGCAAGCATCAGATTATAGAGGCGGCCATGCGCTGCTTCGCGCGGAAGGGATTCCACGCGACGTCCATCCAGGAGATTGTCGACGAGCTCGGGATGGCGAAGGGATCGATTTACTTTTACTTCAAGGGCAAGGAAGAGCTGCTGCTGGCCGTCATCTGGCATTTTGTCGAGCGGATGATGGCAGAGCTCGCCGTGCTGCCGGACGAACGGCAGCTAGGCCCGCGCGAGCAGTTCAGGCGGCAGCTCGTCCGGCAATTCGAGTATTTTCAGAACAACTGGGAGTTTCTCATGATGCTGATGCAGGAGCCGCAGGTCAATATCGGGCAGGAGCAAAAATCGAAGCTGCTGCACGAGCTGCGCGATCGGCTGCTGCTGTGGAAGCGTCAGTATATCGTAGCGATCTACGGCGATGCTGCCGCTGTATACGGTCGGGACGGCGCGCATCTGCTCAGCGGCATGCTGAACGAGATCATGCACACCTGCCTGCTGGAAAAGCGGAATATCGAAGGCGATCGGCTCGGAGACTACCTGCTTGAACGGCTCGACGACGTGATGGCCGGATTCGCCGGACGCGGCGCCGCTCCATTGATGGACGGCGAGGAGACGAAGCGCGGATTGGACGGCGAATACGTCGCAGCGCTGCGCGAGTTCATAAAGGACGTCGAACAAAGCGGAGCGGAAGAGCTCGAGCCCGAGCGTCGATCCGATCTGCTCGAGGCCGCCGGCAGGCTGATCGAGGAGATCGGCCAGCCGATCCCGGACCGGATCGTCGCGCGCAGTCTGTACGCTTATCTGAAGACGCTTTGCCTGCCGGCATGGCGCGCCCGTCTTGAAGCGGCGGGCGCCATGCTGAAGCTCGAACAGTAA